The region GCTGTCTGGGGGTCTGCCGTGGCTGTCTGAGAGTCTGCGCGCTATCCGTGGGTGTGCGGGTGTCAGCCGGGGCTGTCTGGGGGTCTGCAGGCTGTCCATGGGTGTCCAGGGGTCTGCCGTGGCTATCCAGGGGTCTGCTGGGGCTGTCTGGGGGTCTGCGTGCTATCCGTGGGTGTGCAGGTGTCTGCCGGGGCTGttcgggggtctgcgggctgtccgtggGTGTGCGGGTGTCTGCCGGGGTCGTCCAGGGGTTTGCGGGCTGTCTGTGGGTGtccgggggtctgcgggctgtccgtggGTGTGCGAGTGTCTGCTGGGGCTGTCTGGGGgtctgcggagctgtgtgtgtgtgtgtgtgtgcaggcatcgtcccatccggctatgcctgctacagtgacagtgattgacacattagccaatgatgggacagtagtagtcccatcatccggctaatgtcctgaatgtaaaaaaaaaaaacaaaaaacaaaccacatacacacatatacagtacatacaacatacagtacatacagtacatacaacatacagtacatacaacatatagtacatgtacatacagtacatacaacatacagtacatgtacatacaacatacagtacatacagtacatacaatatacagtacttgtacatacagtacatacaacatacagtacatgtacatacagtacatacaacatactgtacatacaacatacagtacatgcaacatacagtatatacaacatacagtacatacaatacatacaacatacagtacatacaacatacagtatatacagtacatgcaacatacagttcatacaacatacagtacacacagtgcatacaacatgcagtacatacaacatacagtacatacagtacatacaacatacagtacatacagtacatacaacatacagtgcatacaacatacagtacatacagtgcatacaacatgcagtacatacaacatacagtacatacagtacatacaacttacagtacatacaatacatacaacatacagtacatacaacatgcagtacatacaatacatacaacatacagttcatacaacatacagtacatacagtgaatacaacatacagtacatacaacatacagtacatacagtacatacaacatagagtgcatacaacatacagtacatacagtgcatacaacatgcagtacatacaacatacagtacatacaacatacagtacatacagtacatacaacttacagtacatacaacatacagtacatagagtacatttaacatacagtacatacaacatacatcatagagtacatactcaccaatcaccttgatcccgaagccatcaatcacctgtaaaaaatattaaaataataaaccaacagtatactccctgatccgcagtaatccaattaatacgagtgtcccacgacgatctcccgtggacagCTGTCACATCCGCTCTCCATGGGCaccgggatacaatgacggaaggtatccttccgcactgtatccctccgctgctgtgagtatagttcatactctcacttgcggcactgctgcgtgggaaaattcccacacatcATTGCCAtgaagtgagagcaatgaactaaggcaacctcttcagtgatgcactgcaggagccattgtctcctgtcagtgtgtctctggaggccctatagagcggtgacatctcctgatgtcactgttctataggggagatcgtcgtggaacatacagtatctatcccatatctatctatctatctatctatctatctatctatctatctatctatcccatatctatctatctatctatctatctatctatctatctatctatctatctatgtatcccatatgtatcccatatctatctatctatctatctattgaacaAAAAGGGGAACAGCACAAGAAGAtgtaaaaaaagaggactttaatgccctgtggcgtggcaatgtttcagataaaacaaatcctttatcaagctatctatctatctatctatctatctatctatctatctatctatctatctatcccatatctatctatctatctatctatctatctatctatctatctatctatcccatatctacccatctatctatctatctatctatctatctatctatctatctatctatctatctatctatctatctatctatctcattccttctatctatcccatgtctatctatctatctatctatctatctatctatctatcccatatctatctatctatctatctatctatctatctatctatctatctatctatctatctagtaaacAAAAAGGGGAACAGCACAAGAATatggaaaaaaagaggactttaatgccctgtggcgtggcaacgtttcagattattattattattattacacatttttatagcgccatttattccacagcgctttacatgtgaaatacggggcaaatatagacaaatacattaaacatgagcaaaaaaacaaggcacacgggtacataaggagagaggaccctgcccgcgaggcctcACAGTcttcaggggatgggtgaggatacactaggagagggtagtgctggttgtgcggcggttcagtaggttcaggatcactgcaggctgtaagcttgtgaagaggtgagtcttcaggttctttttgaaggtttcagataaaacaaatcctttctcaagctatctatctatctatctatctatctatctatctatctatctatctatctatcccatatctattatctatctatctatctatctatctatctatctagctatctagctatctagctatcgaaagaatgagatagatgatagatagatagatagatagatggatggatagatagatagatagatatcagacagatagatagatagatataaggaatgagatagatagctagaaggattgagatagatagatagatagatagatagatagatagaaggaatgagatagatagatgaaagatagatctaaagatagatagatagatagaaggaaagagataaatagatcgatagatagataatatctatcaatctatgtatagatctatccatctatagatccatctcattccttctatctatctgtagatctatttatctatctatctatctatctatctatctatctatctatctatctatctatctatctatctatctatctatctatctatctcattccttatatctatctatctatctatctatctatctattatctatctatctatctatctatctatctatctgtctttctatatttatatctattatctatcatctatctgtctattttacatcacaaatctttttttttgttgttcaataatagatctttatttagctttcaaaaacgcattaaaaacacataaaatccgcacaaaaaccgcatctAAAacacacctgcattttctgccaagagatgcggattcagtgcggaaaaatccgcaggcaaatctgcaacgtgtgcacatagccagatGTTTTAATTACTTTTCTTGAATTTTTTAAAAAGTGGTTCAGTGGccaaaaaaactgcaattctgaCAGTTTATTTTAACTCTTCGCTGTGTTAATGAATTTTTCATTGGAGGCAACGTTCCCACGATAAgctcttttggtgcatttttgacgctgcatatttttgctgcctcAATAAAGCAGCTCCTTATACAGTTCAAGCAaattggatgggatttatagaaatttcatggccactgtgcttttattttactcagcgtaaactgacgTGCAGTGTTTCcagtccgcagcatgtcaatttctcttgctgagttttctgtgcagaatttctccatagatttgcattagatgcggaaaaatccacaggtaaaacatgcacatgtaaaaacgcaatgtgtgaacatagccttatagttcAGACTTTTGCGGATGTGGCGATATCAAGTACATTTACATTTCTCGTTTCTTTAGTCTTGACCTCTGAATACAGCTCCAATCACTGCTGTATTCAGTggcatgtaaggctatgtgcacacgtcaggattttatgcggaaacttcctgagcaaaaccggagattttccgcaaaaaatccgcaaaattaatgaacatgctgcgtattttttccgcatgcgtttttttgcggaaaaatccgcaacatgtgcacaaaaattgtggaatgccttGGAaacgatgggatgcataatgtatgcgttttttatgcttttATACCGCCGAAAAAACGCGCAAAATCCGCGaataatccagaacgtgtgcacataccctaaaagtttcggcacccctgctcaaaattacatgacaaatttcctttatattttaagccccccccccccccaaaaaaaaaaaaaatatatacatagtcattttttacattttaaagttacaaataggaaaatgggcaaatgcaaaagtttgagcacccttggagatttgtgtgcttgaTGTCACACATCTAGAACATGAGCCCCATGTAAGATAATACCACGGTAAATTACAAAATTACATCTAGAGTAAAATAAAAGCcataaaaatatatctaaaaaatgtaataaatgtaatataaaaatacaaaataaaaatatgaaGGTTTTTTTTTAGATCATGAATTAAGGAACAACCAAGTCCAGAAAATAATTAAGCGCATGCTTTTTCATTTATTgtgagaagtgtttttttttttttgccttctacggtatttttcttttcactttttttgtGTATTATCCCTTGCAAAATGGTATCACAAGACATGATGTTGAGAATTTTGCCATAAACTTTGACATTTTTCCGATTTCATTTTTATCCATGATGTGGCGAAAACAATCACCTCTGAAAAATAATTCAATCACTTCAGGATAAAAATCACGGAAATTAAAAACAAACTAATACTCATATAACATTGTAAAACATAGTGAAAAAttatggggtaaaaaaaaaaaaaaaaaaatgtgtactaGAGGCCAGCGTTAAGTCCTAAGGGGTCAGtgtatggtttgtttgttttttgttgttttttttacaattttctcgCACTCTGTGCCATTTGTATTCCACATTCTACATGGCACAGGAGGTTAAGTAATGGAGAGGGAAGTGGCTTTGAGGAGGGCTCGCTCACATTTCTTACATGGTTGTACATGCCCGTTCTTGCATCTGATATCACGCCATGTTTACAATACAGGTTGTAAGTATTGGGCAGGTATATGGAAATGACGTCCTCCTTTATCGGAGTGACGGCCGTGAACTTACCAAGCTACTGACTTTTTCTTTTATGATCTCGTAGGTTGGAAGAGTCCGGGTCAGCGTCATTTACATTTCTCTCTTCTCTTCTCATTTACAGCTGATTTGTTTATGGAGGTCTGGGAACTTGCCCGGCTCACTCGTCATCTGCTCATCTCTTCTAACAATGTCGTTGCTGTGGATGAGAAGACATCTTTGGGACCTGTGTGTGTGAGCCGGTGGTGCCCTGCACGCCCcgtatctgcagctcctctcatcacaGGACTATGGCTGTGTATTGCTATGCCTTGAATAGCTTGGTCATGATGAATAACAACGGTGTGACGAAGACGAGCCAGAGACCCGTGCTGCCCGTGCCCGAGAGACGTAGCACCTATTGTCCACTGTTGGTTCGATCACCACTGCCTCTCCATAGCCCTGGTGCCACCAGTCCTGGTAGCTCTCCACGGAACCACAACGCACCCTCCTTTGTCTTTCCTGAGTCTGGAGAACGATCCACGTCAAGAAGTCGAAGTCCAAGTTTTAACGGCAAAGAGGAGCACTCTCCAAGGTTGGCAAGGTTTAGAAGGTGTTCATCGCCTTTACGACTTCATGGAGGGAATGTTGGGGAAGCGGTTTCTGTAATAGATTCACGAACGGGGTCTTTGTTTGGTTTGGTGCATGGCAATGGGTCAGGAATTGGACTTGGGGAATCGGAAGAGAAGAGACGTCTTGCTCAGATACAACGGGAACTCCAAAATGTTCAGGTCAATCAAGTTGTGGGACTCTTTGAAGCCCATATTCAAGCTAAAAACCGATCGACTTCTCCAGTGCTTAGAAGTCCTCGGCTGGGCAGCAGATCCCCCTCACCTTTACGATTTAGTAAACCGGAGGACAGTGTGTTTAGTTTTAGTCACGATAGAGGACATAAATCATCATGTTCTAGCTTGGAAGGAACATCAACCCCTACATCACCTATATCACCATCAGTGGTCCCAGTATCACTATCGGTGGTTCCACTGTCACCATCGGTGGTCGCAGTATCACCATCGATGATTCCACTATCAACATCAGTGGTCTCGTCTTCGGAAACGGACAAATGTAGAACTTACAATAGACTCAAATCTGAGCAAAGCCTCAACACCCCTGAAGACTCAAGCAAGACCACCCCATCTAGGGTTATTTCTCCAGGACTTATCCCTTCTGTCATAGTCACTGACCACGGGGAAGACTGTGAAGGTCTGGTGGAAAGTAATAGCCTAAGCATCAATCCTACTAATCTTCCTAGGAAATTGTCCTCATCTTCAGCATCATCCACTGGCTTCTCTTCTTCTTTTGACGAATCTGAGGATGATGTTTCCAGTGATCCCGAGAAATCCGCAGAACACAGCACCCCATTTCTGCAAACAATTGAGCAAAAGCCAAGAGTGGTGAGTAGTCAACTTGTCATGATCTAAGCTCATcacggatgtagcagagctgagctgggGCTTCATTATTGACAACTTTCTAAGCTGAGATAATGAGGAATGTTATCTGACaatttcagctctgctgcatcatctTTGCTCAGCTCTGCGCCTTCTTGTCCAAAGTTTCCGAGTTTTGCATTGTGCCTCACCCATATTGCTGTGTCTGTGTTTTTACAGATTGTTGGTTTTGCATCGTTGTGCAACCGTGAGAAGCTTTTTGTGCAGAATAACTAAATGCAGTGGTTTGCAAAATTATTCAACCCCATAACAACAACAGAATGCTCATTTTTGCTTGTTATGTAACCATTAGATGAGTATAAATGATGTATCGTATATGTACAGTAGAGTTGAGCAAAGAAATTctcaggaccctggtccagcgggCACATTGGGAGTCAGGGGACAACACATAAAACTCCTACGAACTTCTTCGTACCTTTCGGAATCTTGTGATTAGTTGTGTCATTATTGCGTTGTTGATTGTCATTGCTGGGGCCTACTAACCAGAAGAGGCGCCGGGGATGCCGGCAGTTAGGAGAAGGTTTGCGTGGCTCTGATCTAGCAGCCACGGACTACCGATGTGACTGCTGGACCAGCGTCCTgagaatctttttgctcaactctaacgTACAGTGCTTAAAGAAAAGTATTTGCACCCCATGCAGAGGTCCTATATTAAGCACTTTGATTGTCAATACATTTATTGAGGGTGTGAAAACTTATTTTATGCACTGTATGCCTGTTTCACATATCGGACATTCTTAGTCACAGTCTTCTGTATATTTGGAGTATTTTTCATGTGTTTCAATCAAACAAAGCAGTGGGAACATGGCATAAAATGTGGCGCCCAGCCCTTGCATTAATTCCACCACACCCTGCTACATGAACTTCACGTGGTACCCGCGACCTTCACCAAGAAAACAGAACCTACCtgtagatactttttttttttttgcagaagttATAATAAGATCACTGGCAATGCTAAACATTTACTATACACGGTTATAGAGCATAGACCTGGTGGGTCATGTGATCTGTATGGCGGTTTTCACCTAGTTTCAGTGTCACAATAATTTTTTCGGGTCACATACATTAGACCCTTAAGTAATTAGCAAAAGGTTGCAAAAAAAATTACAACCTCTAAAGgaataggcactgtatggttctattATTTTGGCACTGTATGGCCATATTATTGGAGCACAGTATGATGTAAggtttaggcactgtatggttctattATTTTGGCACTGTATGGCCATATTATTGGAGCACAGTATGATGTAAggtttaggcactgtatggttctattATTTTGGCACTGTATGGCCATATTATTGGAGCACAGTGTGATGTAAggtttaggcactgtatggttctattATTTTGGCACTGTATGGCCATATTATTGGAGCACAGTGTGATGTAAgatttaggcactgtatggttctattATTTTGGCACTGTATGGCCATATTATTGGAGCACAGTGTGATGTAAggtttaggcactgtatggttctattATTTTGGCACTGTATGGCCATATTATTGGAGCACAGTGTGATGTAAggtttaggcactgtatggttctattATTTTGGCACTGTATGGCCATATTATTGGAGCACAGTGTGATGTAAgatttaggcactgtatggttctattATTTTGGCACTGTATGGCCATATTATTGGAGCACAGTGTGATGTAAgatttaggcactgtatggttctattATTTTGGCACTGTATGGCCATATTATTGGAGCACAGTGTGATGTAAggtttaggcactgtatggttctattATTTTGGCACTGTATGGCCATATTATTGGAGCACAGTGTGATGTAAggtttaggcactgtatggttctattATTTTGGCACTGTATGGCCATATTATTGGAGCACAGTGTGATGTAAggtttaggcactgtatggttctattatttggtcactttatGGCCGTATTATTGGAGCACAGTATGATGTAAggtttaggcactgtatggttctattatttggtcactttatGGCCGTATTATTGGAGCACAGTATGATGTAAAGTTTAAGCACTGTATATTTCTACTGTATCAGCACTGTATGGAAGTATTATTGGAGTGCAGTATGATGTAAGGTTTAGGCACTGTATAGTTCTACTGTATCTGCAGTGTATGAATGTATTATTGGAGCACAGTATAATGTAAGGTTTAGGCACTGTATAGTTCTACTGTGTCGGCACTGTATGGATGTATTATCGGAGCACAGTATGATGTGAGCTTTAGGCACTGTATAGTTCTATTGTATCtgcactgtatggctgtattattAGAGCACAGTGTTATGTAAGGTTTAGGCCCTGTATAGTTCTACTGTATTGGCACATATGgctgtattatttgggcactgcatGGATGTATTATTGGAGCACAGTATGATGTAAGGTTTACGAACTGTATGGTTCTATTagatttgggcactgtatggctgtattatgAGGCAGGTTTGTTGGATGTAATCCTGCCCTGTCTGATTGTCTACAGACGTATAGATGTATGTATGCTCCGGCTTAGGGACCGTAGACAAGGGATAAATGCAGCTATATTGCGATCTGTTATGCTGAGCAAGATCAGCTGCCTCCACATTACATACCCCCCCTGCCCTGCCCCTCCACAATACAATCCTCAATTCCTTTCCCCATCTAATGAAGAGTAACACATACGCAGTATATCAGCGACCTATACTGCAGCGCTTACACACAGTGTGTTCATTTGTGTCGGGATCTGCTACAGAAGAGCTTACTATCTAATTCCCTTAAGCCATAGACACGCACAGACTGGAAGTCATCATTATGGAGGGGACTGATCTACCGGTATGTGTCTGGTTTGTGGATAGAAGCGCCCTGAGGATATAGTGCACAATCATGGAAAACATGCAAATGACGTTCAGATGTTTCCCCCGGTCGTGTATTAAACACATGCCGCCACTCATCACTATAATAATACTGCACTTAAAGGTATTTTCCACTATGTCAGAGAAGAAGACCCCTTTGATTGCCTGAAATGGCTGAAAATGGCTTAATAAAGATGTTTTACTGATTTGATCACTGTGTgacggtattatttgagcactatatatcAGTATCTGCCTCATGTGGTATCTTATAGTCTATGGTATGGGTGGTACTATGTAGCATCGTATCGAAGTGCAATTACCTTGTGCATGGAGCTGTTATTTAATCcctatatagtggtattatttaaTCACTGTATGGCAGTTTTATGTATACAGTGCACAATGGTTTATTCAACAAGTGTGCTGATAGTTGATTTTGCAGTCTATGGTGGGAGTTACATTATATAGCATCGTATTGAAGTGCTATGGAGCTGCCCTATAATTACCACATGGCGGTATTATTTATGCTCTTTTTGGCTATATGTACATTGTGTGCAACTTCTAAAGTATATTTTACAGTCTTTGGAGGGGGTGTCACTATTGGGCATCATATTGAAGTCCTATTAATTAATATATGCAGCTGCTATTTAATCACCGAATGGCGGTATAATTTAAGAACTGTTTGCTGGTGTATAGCATTGTTTGGAAGTGCTGTTACTCTATGTAAGGAGTTGTTATCTTATCattgtatgttggtattatttgacCACTGTACGACGGTATTATTTAAGTGTCGCGTGGTGGTATTTTCATTGTGTGGATCTGCTACAATATATTGCACGTTCAGGCGGGAGCGACTCTACAAAACATTGTATTGAAGTGCTGTtactttatatatggaggtgtTATTAGCTCATTGCACTGTATGTTGGTTTTATGTAAGCACTATATGGTAGTATTAACGTGAGTGGCAGTGCCGTATAAGCACCTTATTTTTGCAGTGGATTGCTGTAGTGGCTCTCTGAATCATATCtcgcagttttgttttgttttttgttcacCATCTAATAGGCTCAATATGGAAGGACTtgtgtgcactgtatggcggtaccTTATATAGGATGAGAAAGGCAACTAACAATTAAAAGTCTCAAATCTCTGAACAGCTTGGCATTCAGCCTGGTGACCTTTTAGCTAGCAGGGCATACTGAATCATGTAGTGCCCTAATGTCCAGAGAGCGGCATGCCCATTCTAACAGCGGTGACCTATTAATCGTGTGCACAGTCTGGCATCGTCTTCTACTTTTCATATGATTGCAGTAATCCGCAGGATTCCACGGACTGCGGCGCAGATTTAAATAACATCCATCGGACGGGGGGTGCGCGCAGCAGGCGCAGTTATGGCAGAATTCACTTTTTATGGAGCATTGCgataaaaatagcacaaaagctgcGGGACGAAATCCAGAAAAAACAAAAAGAGCTATTTCTGCCTGATCCTCTATACGTCCGTCTATAGGAAACGCTGGCGGTAGATTGGGGGGAGAAGCTGCGGCCAAAGAAAATAAACTTCAATGCATATTGGTCTGTGGAATGCCGCTGTCACAGGAAGCGGCGTCTCTGCGGGGAAGTGGCGCTTTGTACATGTGGCCTGAGCCTTCCTGGATGATCCCTACTGTCAAGTCATATCtgatcctgggaaagctgggtgacaaccaatacGGTCGCCATTGTGCCTCACCCAACGGCTCATCTGTATTGAGTCACTTTGAAAATAAATGCTAAAATCATCTTGTATTGATTCCATcatcttatactccagtcacatccagagctgttgTTGTTTtactcctccagagctgcactcacaattcaggGTGTTCTAAAATACCTGCCAAAACTCCTAAACTTTTCTAGAGTTTGAGAATTCTGGATACAGATGTGTCTGTTATCGTGTCTTAGGAATCCAAATATTATGTTTTATTTCTCTAATCACCTCCAAAGGTGCATTCAAAATTCAGCACATCTGAAGTGTTTGATGAATCATAGCTTTGATGAATAAACTCCAACAGATTTATATAGAATTCGGTAACATTTTGCCAGATGTAGCATCCTGGAaattaagaaaaaaacaacaacctttGTTTTACTTCTCTATTCGCATCCAGAGCTGCAATCCGAATTCAATGTGTCTGAAATAAATACAAACAGTCCTAATTTCTAAGCCGTGGATAGACCTGGATCAGGTATTGGGCAGTTTTAGCATCCTGGAAGTCCAAATACTTTGATTTACTCctctagtcacctccagagctgcattcaaattTCAGTGTATCTAAAATGTTTGATTAGTCCTAGTTTTTATGAAAACGCTGAAACAGTTTTATATAAAGTTTTGCCAATTGTAGCATCCTGGAAATTTAAAATAAATACTTTGTTTTACTTCTCTAGTCAGATCCAGAGCTGCGTTCAGAATTCTGAGTGTTTCTGAAACAAATGCAAAGAGTAATAATTACTATGGCGTTTGATCCAGATCAGGTTTGGCTGTTTTAGCATCTTGGAAGTTCAaatagtcacctccagagctgctatCAAAATTCAATGAATGAAATACCTACCGAGTCCTCTGGATACCTCTAAATCTGGATTCGAAGTTCAGTGTATGAATTACCTGCCAGGGGTCcaaatttttatgaaaatatctcTTTAAACACTGTTACAGGCATAGATAGATCAGGATACGATTTTGCCAGTTAGAGCATCCTGAAAAATTCAAGCACTTTGCTTTATTtttctagtcacatccagagctgcattcattatTCAGTTTCTCTAAAATACCCGCCAAGAGTccttattcttgtgaaaatacttGCCTTACCGGTGCAGCAGGCTTACATAGATCTGCATTTGTATTTGCCAGTTATAACATCCTAGGGAATCCAAATACTTTGTTTTACTCTAGTCACTTCCACAGCTGCATTCAGAATTCAGCATTTGAAAATTCCTACCAAGAATCCTAATTTTCATTCAGTTTAATGGATCTGGAATCAGTTTTTTGCCTATCTAGCGTCCTAGAGATCCAAATACTATGTTTAGTTTCTCTAGCCACCTCCAAATCTGCAGTCTGTATTACCTGCCAAAAGCTGATTTTATGAAAATACCTCTTTTATCAAGATAATCAACTTACACACAGGTGCtcctcacaaaactagaatatcatcaaaaagttaattcatttcagttcttcaataaatgcacttaatatttggtccaggctccttttgcatcaattactgcatcaatgcggcgtggcatggaggcgatcaggctgtggcgctgctgagaggttatggaagcccaggttgctttgatagcagccttcagctcgtcttcaTGGGTCCTTAGCTGCAAAGCATCATGGTTCCCGATTTCAGACCCTTGAAAACAGCAAAAAGGGGGAATTGTACCTTAAACGAACCCACTCACTATACCTAACAATGGATTCTGATTTCATCTGTGTAAAATTATATATTAGGTGGAGTTGCCCTTTAAGTTGAATTCCAAATGGGTCTTTCCATTCCTGGAGATATTAGTGGAGGTTCCTGGAGTCCTGACCCCTTGTCCTGCGTATGAGAGGTGTATCGGGTGCAGTCCTCACACCATCGGTCCAGTCCTTTCATGGACATAGCAGTCGGAGTGCCCTTTTTTCCATATCTCACATTCGCACTACTCTGTTTTTTTTAAGGAAAAGTACAAGATATGCCTGTAGCGTTACGGTACTTTCCGGACCTGCAATCTTATCCCAGCAGACTTATTAAACTGCACTGGTGGAGCTGGGAAATATTTTCCAGCCGATTGTTGGATTAGAATGTAGAATGGAGGGAGGAATAAATCACTTTTATGTAACAGGCTGCTGCACTGCAAATTTTCTTTTCCAGATTGAGTGACCAtactattttttttacacaatgtatatttttttgcaaatgacaaacacacacaaaaaaagatacATTGTAAACACTTATGACTCATACGCTGCATAGGCATTCTTATTACTGAATTCCttgtattaataaagggttaatgcccacCTTCATACATGGATACTGTTGGGATAGTTCTAAACAAGCACTTTTGGAATTTACCGCTTGTTAAAAT is a window of Ranitomeya variabilis isolate aRanVar5 chromosome 2, aRanVar5.hap1, whole genome shotgun sequence DNA encoding:
- the ITPKB gene encoding inositol-trisphosphate 3-kinase B — encoded protein: MAVYCYALNSLVMMNNNGVTKTSQRPVLPVPERRSTYCPLLVRSPLPLHSPGATSPGSSPRNHNAPSFVFPESGERSTSRSRSPSFNGKEEHSPRLARFRRCSSPLRLHGGNVGEAVSVIDSRTGSLFGLVHGNGSGIGLGESEEKRRLAQIQRELQNVQVNQVVGLFEAHIQAKNRSTSPVLRSPRLGSRSPSPLRFSKPEDSVFSFSHDRGHKSSCSSLEGTSTPTSPISPSVVPVSLSVVPLSPSVVAVSPSMIPLSTSVVSSSETDKCRTYNRLKSEQSLNTPEDSSKTTPSRVISPGLIPSVIVTDHGEDCEGLVESNSLSINPTNLPRKLSSSSASSTGFSSSFDESEDDVSSDPEKSAEHSTPFLQTIEQKPRVSKSWRKIKNMVHWSPFVMSFKKKYPWVQLAGHAGSFKAAANGKILKKHCDCEQRCLSQLMSDVLRPYVPAYHGDILKDGERYNQMEDLLSEFDSPCVMDCKMGVRTYLEEELTKARKKPSLRKDMYVKMIEVDPSAPTEEENQQRAVTKPRYMTWRETISSTATLGFRIEGIKKEDGTVNKDFKKTKSRDQVMAAFREFTKANATILKSYLTRLEDIRTILEQSHFFKTHEVIGSSLLFIHDKREQAKVWMIDFGKTTQLPESEELNHRIAWVEGNREDGYLYGLDNLIDILKEMADEKDIN